In Liquorilactobacillus nagelii DSM 13675, the following proteins share a genomic window:
- a CDS encoding DUF4355 domain-containing protein, with amino-acid sequence MNDKMKMNLQYFAEQQDDTADNSETQTKTEDNQQEQQQESTKKTKTFTQEEVNQMVNERLERERKAQEVKIQAAKDEAAKLAKMNADQKKEYQLQKQTERAEAAEAKLAKFEMTKQARSMMSEAGLNVTDDELDLVVTSDAESTQANVNQLISFADRVREAVKTELLKGDTPTESGKSIKTMTKAEILAIKDSFKRKKAIADNIQLFK; translated from the coding sequence ATGAATGACAAAATGAAGATGAATCTACAGTATTTCGCAGAACAACAAGATGACACCGCGGATAATTCTGAAACTCAAACGAAAACTGAAGATAATCAACAAGAACAACAGCAAGAATCAACTAAAAAAACAAAAACGTTCACTCAAGAAGAAGTAAATCAGATGGTTAATGAACGCTTGGAACGCGAACGTAAAGCTCAAGAAGTGAAGATTCAGGCTGCTAAAGATGAAGCTGCAAAGTTGGCTAAGATGAATGCTGACCAGAAAAAAGAGTATCAGTTGCAGAAACAGACTGAACGTGCTGAAGCAGCTGAAGCTAAACTTGCTAAGTTTGAAATGACGAAGCAAGCTCGTTCAATGATGAGTGAAGCTGGTTTAAATGTAACTGATGATGAACTTGACTTGGTAGTTACCAGTGATGCTGAATCAACTCAGGCTAATGTCAATCAGTTAATTAGTTTTGCTGACCGAGTACGTGAAGCTGTTAAAACCGAGTTGTTAAAAGGTGATACTCCAACCGAGTCTGGTAAATCTATCAAAACAATGACAAAAGCTGAAATCTTAGCGATTAAGGATTCGTTTAAGCGCAAGAAAGCCATCGCTGATAATATTCAGCTTTTTAAATAA